Proteins encoded within one genomic window of Cucumis sativus cultivar 9930 chromosome 3, Cucumber_9930_V3, whole genome shotgun sequence:
- the LOC101212538 gene encoding protein KAKU4 isoform X2, translating into MASFPAYGGAAGPRSGGKIVRARRVQTRKTPYERPGPSNLGPGENPSWISKFIFSPTRTIASGAGKLLSSVFVSDSSSSSSESDSEDDDEDDVPDERHVFQGAEGGKKNGTSEMVSLFRKDFPPEKKDSKHLIEQLLMQETFSRAECDKLVQIIESRVVECQTFEGQAAGRLTEISNRTVDSDDGRPAVCSSAILEAKKWLNEKRLGLVSTSTLKLDDGPCTLNSTMLPMVNNEEMGSPVDVAKSYMQARPPWASPSTNNFEFKSPSPLGLQLFKEETSYSISGNPLSSSRIKRESPTSGSWNIQEELRRVRSKATEEMLRSPSSKLDWSSLASGSDYKTNLSSTHFNHLKIPSGDKIQHAVKPIDKSMNWSAVNTVTHNLTESKTAEDVSENEACQLGTTSIVLQQDKDLETNPTTQMKVSNSSLDARECSTPHKDAGLANGFPPLPSSSRELGVEQNHFNNIVEESNSSGHDHKGKDPPVEERCELLSEVSMEVPDIETDTDKVVSEDNSSCQISKENGGGNVKSVEKPSSASGVAAGKTGSGTAYLRRGRRRN; encoded by the exons ATGGCGTCTTTCCCGGCATATGGCGGAGCCGCTGGGCCAAGATCCGGCGGGAAAATTGTTAGAGCTAGGCGAGTTCAAACTAGGAAGACTCCTTATGAGCGTCCTGGACCTTCGAATTTGGGCCCTGGAGAAAACCCTAGTTGGATCTCTAAGTTCATTTTCTCGCCTACTCGTACCATTGCTTCCGGTGCTGGAAAATTACTCTCTTCTGTCTTTGTTTCCGACTCCTCGTCATCCTCTTCGGAGAGTGATTCAG AGGATGATGATGAGGACGATGTTCCTGATGAACGTCATGTCTTTCAGGGAGCTGAAGGAGGGAAGAAG AATGGGACATCGGAGATGGTCAGCTTATTTAGGAAGGACTTTCCACCAGAGAAAAAAGATAGCAAGCATCTAATTGAACAGCTACTGATGCAGGAGACCTTCTCTAG GGCAGAGTGTGACAAGTTAGTTCAGATAATTGAATCAAGGGTTGTAGAATGTCAAACCTTTGAAGGCCAGGCTGCAGGGAGGCTGACTGAGATATCAAACAGAACTGTTGATAGTG ATGATGGCAGGCCTGCAGTCTGCAGCTCAGCAATTCTTGAGgcaaaaaaatggttgaatgaAAAACGATTAGGACTGGTGTCTACTTCGACATTAAAATTGGACGATGGACCATGCACCTTGAATTCCACGATGTTGCCTATG GTTAACAACGAAGAGATGGGTTCACCTGTAGATGTAGCCAAATCATACATGCAGGCACGCCCTCCATGGGCCTCTCCGTCCACGAATAATTTTGAGTTCAAGTCTCCTTCGCCATTAGGGTTACAGCTTTTCAAAGAAGAAACATCATATTCAATTAGTGGAAATCCATTGTCTTCATCTAGG ATTAAAAGGGAATCTCCTACCAGTGGATCATGGAACATTCAGGAGGAACTAAGACGCGTGCGTTCCAAAGCAACTGAAGAAATGCTAAGATCTCCCTCTTCCAAACTTGATTGGTCTTCACTTGCCTCAGGCTCAGactacaaaacaaatttaagcTCTACACATTTCAACCATCTGAAAATTCCTAGTGGAGATAAAATACAGCATGCTGTGAAGCCAATAGATAAATCAATGAATTGGTCCGCAGTCAATACTGTCACTCATAACTTAACGG AGTCAAAGACTGCAGAAGATGTGTCAGAAAATGAAGCTTGCCAACTCGGTACAACAAGCATTGTTCTACAACAGGATAAG GATTTGGAAACCAATCCTACCACTCAGATGAAAG TATCAAATTCAAGTTTAGATGCGAGAGAATGCTCTACACCACACAAAGATGCGGGGCTGGCCAACGGTTTTCCTCCGCTACCTAG TTCTTCTCGGGAGCTTGGTGTAGAACAGAACCATTTTAACAATATAGTTGAAGAAAGCAATTCATCAGGTCACGACCACAAGGGGAAAGACCCGCCTGTGGAGGAGCGATGCGAACTATTAAGTGAAGTGTCCATGGAGGTTCCAGATATAGAAACCGATACTGATAAAG TTGTATCAGAAGACAACAGTAGCTGTCAAATCTCCAAAGAAAACGGTGGTGGTAATGTTAAGAGTGTGGAGAAGCCAAGTTCAGCAAGCGGGGTCGCAGCGGGGAAGACTGGGAGCGGAACGGCGTATCTGCGACGGGGAAGACGGAGAAACTGA
- the LOC101212538 gene encoding protein KAKU4 isoform X1 — protein sequence MASFPAYGGAAGPRSGGKIVRARRVQTRKTPYERPGPSNLGPGENPSWISKFIFSPTRTIASGAGKLLSSVFVSDSSSSSSESDSEDDDEDDVPDERHVFQGAEGGKKNGTSEMVSLFRKDFPPEKKDSKHLIEQLLMQETFSRAECDKLVQIIESRVVECQTFEGQAAGRLTEISNRTVDSDDGRPAVCSSAILEAKKWLNEKRLGLVSTSTLKLDDGPCTLNSTMLPMVNNEEMGSPVDVAKSYMQARPPWASPSTNNFEFKSPSPLGLQLFKEETSYSISGNPLSSSRIKRESPTSGSWNIQEELRRVRSKATEEMLRSPSSKLDWSSLASGSDYKTNLSSTHFNHLKIPSGDKIQHAVKPIDKSMNWSAVNTVTHNLTESKTAEDVSENEACQLGTTSIVLQQDKDLETNPTTQMKVSNSSLDARECSTPHKDAGLANGFPPLPSSSRELGVEQNHFNNIVEESNSSGHDHKGKDPPVEERCELLSEVSMEVPDIETDTDKVVSDGNDASKVVSEDNSSCQISKENGGGNVKSVEKPSSASGVAAGKTGSGTAYLRRGRRRN from the exons ATGGCGTCTTTCCCGGCATATGGCGGAGCCGCTGGGCCAAGATCCGGCGGGAAAATTGTTAGAGCTAGGCGAGTTCAAACTAGGAAGACTCCTTATGAGCGTCCTGGACCTTCGAATTTGGGCCCTGGAGAAAACCCTAGTTGGATCTCTAAGTTCATTTTCTCGCCTACTCGTACCATTGCTTCCGGTGCTGGAAAATTACTCTCTTCTGTCTTTGTTTCCGACTCCTCGTCATCCTCTTCGGAGAGTGATTCAG AGGATGATGATGAGGACGATGTTCCTGATGAACGTCATGTCTTTCAGGGAGCTGAAGGAGGGAAGAAG AATGGGACATCGGAGATGGTCAGCTTATTTAGGAAGGACTTTCCACCAGAGAAAAAAGATAGCAAGCATCTAATTGAACAGCTACTGATGCAGGAGACCTTCTCTAG GGCAGAGTGTGACAAGTTAGTTCAGATAATTGAATCAAGGGTTGTAGAATGTCAAACCTTTGAAGGCCAGGCTGCAGGGAGGCTGACTGAGATATCAAACAGAACTGTTGATAGTG ATGATGGCAGGCCTGCAGTCTGCAGCTCAGCAATTCTTGAGgcaaaaaaatggttgaatgaAAAACGATTAGGACTGGTGTCTACTTCGACATTAAAATTGGACGATGGACCATGCACCTTGAATTCCACGATGTTGCCTATG GTTAACAACGAAGAGATGGGTTCACCTGTAGATGTAGCCAAATCATACATGCAGGCACGCCCTCCATGGGCCTCTCCGTCCACGAATAATTTTGAGTTCAAGTCTCCTTCGCCATTAGGGTTACAGCTTTTCAAAGAAGAAACATCATATTCAATTAGTGGAAATCCATTGTCTTCATCTAGG ATTAAAAGGGAATCTCCTACCAGTGGATCATGGAACATTCAGGAGGAACTAAGACGCGTGCGTTCCAAAGCAACTGAAGAAATGCTAAGATCTCCCTCTTCCAAACTTGATTGGTCTTCACTTGCCTCAGGCTCAGactacaaaacaaatttaagcTCTACACATTTCAACCATCTGAAAATTCCTAGTGGAGATAAAATACAGCATGCTGTGAAGCCAATAGATAAATCAATGAATTGGTCCGCAGTCAATACTGTCACTCATAACTTAACGG AGTCAAAGACTGCAGAAGATGTGTCAGAAAATGAAGCTTGCCAACTCGGTACAACAAGCATTGTTCTACAACAGGATAAG GATTTGGAAACCAATCCTACCACTCAGATGAAAG TATCAAATTCAAGTTTAGATGCGAGAGAATGCTCTACACCACACAAAGATGCGGGGCTGGCCAACGGTTTTCCTCCGCTACCTAG TTCTTCTCGGGAGCTTGGTGTAGAACAGAACCATTTTAACAATATAGTTGAAGAAAGCAATTCATCAGGTCACGACCACAAGGGGAAAGACCCGCCTGTGGAGGAGCGATGCGAACTATTAAGTGAAGTGTCCATGGAGGTTCCAGATATAGAAACCGATACTGATAAAGTTGTATCGGACGGAAATGATGCTAGTAAAGTTGTATCAGAAGACAACAGTAGCTGTCAAATCTCCAAAGAAAACGGTGGTGGTAATGTTAAGAGTGTGGAGAAGCCAAGTTCAGCAAGCGGGGTCGCAGCGGGGAAGACTGGGAGCGGAACGGCGTATCTGCGACGGGGAAGACGGAGAAACTGA